From Burkholderia sp. WP9, a single genomic window includes:
- a CDS encoding LysR family transcriptional regulator, with the protein MSKDVTLRQMRYFVAAAQSGQLSMAATAEHVSQSAITNAVLALEETLGTRLFERLPQGVTLTPDGHDFLNHARHILDSVRDAVYKAPFRSHDLKGTVRIAASYTVLGYFLPELMGRFRATYPDIEIDLHDLDRESIEQAVLDGVVDLGIVLLSNVENIRQFRHHVLIRSRRQLWTSPTHPLTQLNAPSLADIASYPYILITVDEGEQSTLRYWKQNNVEPNIAFRTSSMEALRGLVAHGFGVTILSDMVFRPWSLEGKRIDARPILNAIPQMDAGMLWRKGATLDTPAVAFQQFLIHACGS; encoded by the coding sequence ATGTCAAAAGACGTTACCCTGCGGCAGATGCGTTACTTCGTGGCGGCAGCCCAGAGCGGGCAGCTTTCGATGGCGGCGACGGCTGAGCACGTGTCGCAATCGGCGATCACCAATGCGGTGCTGGCATTGGAGGAAACCCTGGGTACGCGGCTCTTCGAGCGCCTGCCTCAGGGCGTTACGTTGACGCCGGACGGGCACGATTTCCTGAACCACGCGCGGCACATACTCGATTCGGTGCGCGACGCGGTCTACAAGGCGCCGTTCCGCTCGCACGATCTGAAGGGAACCGTGCGCATTGCTGCGTCGTATACGGTGCTGGGGTACTTTTTGCCCGAGTTGATGGGGCGTTTTCGCGCGACGTATCCGGACATCGAAATCGATCTGCATGACCTCGACCGCGAGTCGATCGAACAGGCCGTGCTCGATGGAGTCGTCGATCTCGGTATCGTCCTGCTGTCCAACGTCGAAAATATCAGGCAATTCCGGCACCACGTGCTGATCCGGTCGCGCCGGCAGTTGTGGACTTCTCCGACCCATCCGCTCACGCAACTGAACGCGCCTTCGCTCGCGGATATCGCAAGTTATCCGTACATCCTGATTACCGTGGACGAAGGCGAGCAATCGACGCTGCGGTACTGGAAGCAGAACAATGTCGAACCCAACATCGCGTTTCGCACCAGTTCAATGGAAGCGCTGCGCGGTCTGGTGGCGCATGGCTTTGGCGTGACGATTCTGTCGGATATGGTGTTTCGTCCGTGGTCGCTGGAAGGCAAGCGGATCGACGCGCGGCCGATTCTCAACGCGATTCCCCAGATGGACGCGGGCATGTTGTGGCGCAAAGGCGCAACGCTGGATACGCCGGCCGTTGCGTTTCAGCAGTTCCTCATTCATGCATGCGGGAGTTGA